In Brachypodium distachyon strain Bd21 chromosome 5, Brachypodium_distachyon_v3.0, whole genome shotgun sequence, the genomic window ACGACGCTCCTAATAATTCGCCCTCTCCTACCCTACCCGGACCCGgaccgccgccggctgcaGGAGGCGGCGAAGGCAAGGCTTCCCGCCGGCGTCGCTCGCGAGACTCCCCCGAGGGTCTCCTCAAGCACAAGCTGGACATGTGCTCCCGCGACGGCGACCTCCCCACCGCGCTCGCCCTCTACGACGCCGCGCTCGACccggcctcctccccgccggTCCCGCTCTCCATCCACCACTACAACTGCCTCCTCTACCTCTGctccaacgccgccgccaccgcctccgacCCCGACGCCGCCAGCCGCGGCTTCGAGATCTTCGCCAGGATGGAGGCCCAGGGCGTCGAGCCCAACGAGGCCACCCTCACCAGCGtcgcccgcctcgccgccgcgcgccgggACCCCGCCATGGCCTTCTCCGTCGTCCGCCGCATGGCTGACGCCGGCATCCCGCCGCGCCTCCGCACCTACGGACCCGCCCTCTTCGCCTACTGCGACGCCGGTGACGCAGACGGGGCCAGCGAGGTGGAGGCGCACATGGACGCCGGAGGGGTCCTGCCCGAGGAGACCGAGCTCGCTGCGCTGCTCCGTGTCAATGCTGACAAGGGGAGAGCCGACGAGGTGTACAGGGTCCTTCACAGGACGCGCGTGCTTGCCAGGCAGGTGTGCGAGACAACCGCCCAAGTAATTGAGGCCTGGTTCCGCTCCGATGCAGCGTCGCAGGCCGGAGTGGACAAGTGGGACGCCAAAAAGGTCAAGGAAGGGGTGGTgaagggtggcggcggctggcaTGGCCAGGGCTGGCTCGGCAAGGGGCAATGGGACGTTGAGCGAAGCGAGATGGACAAGAACGGTAAGTGCCAACGTTGTGGTGAGAAGCTTGTGTGCATAGATATCGATCCTTCCGAGACAGAGAACTTTGCCAAGTCGCTCACTGAACTGGCGTGCAAGCGGGAGGTCAGGGACGATTTCCTACGGTTTCAGGTCCAGTATCTATCCATTCTTTCGCACCCATCACAAATCACAAGTTGACCGAGCAATAGTTTTTACATGCACTGTAGCTTTCTTTGCCAGGACTCCTTTCTACAGCATTGCCAAGAATTACATACATATAGTTCTTTCTGTTTACATCATATATCTAGTTCAAAATAAGAGCTAGAATGATGATTCGTAAGCCCCATTTTCTCATGTTGGCTCATAAAGAGCTTTGGAATGGTCAAGAGCGGTTTTTATTGTTTGGAGTGCTATACTATTTTGTAGGGGatgcattttttgtttggattgTGACTTTTTAGCGGATTTAGATCACTGTGAGAAACTTAATTGGGTCGTAGGAATGTAACACCCATCCGTGCCAAATTGTATCCTTTGGCTATGATTTTGCTAAGGACTAGCATAGGTAAAGAGCTTGTTTGGCCTGATTGGAGCTTCTCCAGCAAGCCATTTTGTTAAATGCCCAAGAAGCCACACCAATTTCAGCTGATATGTGGCTGCACATGGTAGTAGGACCATTCTAAAGCTTGTTGAGGCATTGGCCCAAAAATAAGCTGCTTGTTTTTTATGGGGCATggctgaagaagatgaaccAGGCCTAATGAGTTCCAAAGTAGGTTGTCGTTCATCGTCATACTCCAGAAAACTTCATGTAGCAGATCTAGGTGGTAATATCATCAGCGCTCAGCCAGCATGCTATTGTTTGCACTTTACCTTTCTGTTCAAAGTTTTACTCATAGTAACCTAAATCTGTTTTCATTGAGGGTCTGACTGTACTTGAGAAGTTTATTTCTCATGACCTTTTGTTAGATTATTTGACTGCTTATATTCTGCACTTGAAGCTTCTCTGTTTAATTGAGAACCTGGTATTCTGCAGGGCTGGCTTCGCCGGCATGGGCCTTTTGATGCTGTTATCGATGCTGCTAATATTGGCCTTTACAATAGTAAGGCTTTCAGTTTTTCTCAGGTAGAAAGACCTTTGTCCGCAAAACATTATAATTCT contains:
- the LOC100821676 gene encoding proteinaceous RNase P 1, chloroplastic/mitochondrial; this encodes MRLAAAAGALRPLFFHPHRQPRRLLSSLRRSSVPLARRRRHSYSSTSTALDDAPNNSPSPTLPGPGPPPAAGGGEGKASRRRRSRDSPEGLLKHKLDMCSRDGDLPTALALYDAALDPASSPPVPLSIHHYNCLLYLCSNAAATASDPDAASRGFEIFARMEAQGVEPNEATLTSVARLAAARRDPAMAFSVVRRMADAGIPPRLRTYGPALFAYCDAGDADGASEVEAHMDAGGVLPEETELAALLRVNADKGRADEVYRVLHRTRVLARQVCETTAQVIEAWFRSDAASQAGVDKWDAKKVKEGVVKGGGGWHGQGWLGKGQWDVERSEMDKNGKCQRCGEKLVCIDIDPSETENFAKSLTELACKREVRDDFLRFQGWLRRHGPFDAVIDAANIGLYNSKAFSFSQVNSVVNGIQRVTKSKKLPLIILHRSRVHCGPAIVPHNQKLIEGWRSAGALYSTPPGSNDDWYWLYAAVSCRSLLVTNDEMRDHLFQLLGTSFFPRWKEKHQVRLTYSGRGPTFHLPPPYSIVTQESEAGRWHVPTTTGDDIENPRQWICAIRKSQRRD